In Paenibacillus xylanilyticus, the genomic window GGACTATCCGGTCACTTAGTAACAGGGCTTCTTCTATATCATGCGTGATGAACAGCACCGTTTTACCGAGGTTTTCCCACAATTCAAGCAGCCAGCGATGCATCTCCCGCTTGGTCATGGCGTCAAGCGCGCCAAAGGGTTCGTCCAGCAGCATGAGCTGTCCTCCTGTCAGCAAGGTGCGCAGCAGGGCGACCCGCTGCTTCATGCCGCCGGACAGTTCGTCCGGGTAGGCATGCTCATAGCCGGATAAGCCAAATCTGTCGAGTCCGGCCATAATGTCAGCTCGCAGCTTCACCTTGTCCTGCTTCCTCAGGGCAAGCTCCGAAGGAAGCAGGCAGTTCTCCATAACCGTCCGCCAGGATAACAGCAAATCCTTCTGCGGCATGTAGGCAACCCGCCCGAGTCGCTGTCCTGGCGGCACCCCAGCAATTTCGATCGTGCCATCTGTCGGTTCAAGCAAGCCTGCCAGCAGCTTGAAGAGTGTACTCTTGCCTGATCCGCTGGAGCCGATCAGCGAGACGAATTCTCCCTTTTTTACACACATCGACACATTGGAGAGCACGGGGGAATGTCTCTGATCCGGAAAAGTAAAGGTCATGTTGTCAATCTGTACATCGTTGCTCATCTGGTTCCTTAGCCCCCTTGGAATAAAAACTGCCTGAA contains:
- a CDS encoding ABC transporter ATP-binding protein, producing MSNDVQIDNMTFTFPDQRHSPVLSNVSMCVKKGEFVSLIGSSGSGKSTLFKLLAGLLEPTDGTIEIAGVPPGQRLGRVAYMPQKDLLLSWRTVMENCLLPSELALRKQDKVKLRADIMAGLDRFGLSGYEHAYPDELSGGMKQRVALLRTLLTGGQLMLLDEPFGALDAMTKREMHRWLLELWENLGKTVLFITHDIEEALLLSDRIVLLTPGGRQLLDMKVPLPRPRHSDMVYDPDLIQMRQRLEEQLHAKL